The following is a genomic window from bacterium.
CTCTTAGTCTTTGTGTTCTCAATCATAATTCGTCTGTTGCTCGCAAGAAACAGGAACAGGCGCGGCATGTTGTTGGGGTCACCAAAGAACGTATTTTGCGTGAAAACCTCGGACTCGTGACGGATCTCACTCAAAAATATGCCTCGCGAGGCGAGTATGAGTGTTTGACTTCCGAACGAGATCTTGCTCGCGATGATGTAGACTGCGCGATCGTCTATCGGGAGTGCTTGCGGATTATTTCCGACGTCAACAAGGGACCGGCGACGGACGCGAAGTACGGAGCCTTGAGACAGGAGAACAAAGATTTTGGTTTTTGCTTCAGCGTCCTTGAAGTTAAGAAAGATTTGGAAAATTTCTTGGACGGCTTGGACGAAGGTTCTCTCAGCGCCGATTTTGTCCTGAAGCATGCCGACAAGATTGAGGTGTCAATTCGCGTCAAAGCGACGGAACTCAGGAAGGGGTTTTACGAGAGTCCGTTTGATCGACCGTAACAAAATAGAGTTCGTCATTCGGTAAACTGAATGGCCACCCACCCGGGCAACGTGTCGCGGGTGGTTTTTTAATTTTCTTCGCAAAGAAAATTATCCCCCATAGCTCCGCCAGCTGGCGGAAGCGACGGGGGATACTGTTTCCATATATTGAAACAAAAACGACTTGTGTGGTGACACACAATCGGTGACCGACCCCGGCGTCCCCACTTCGCTAAAGCTACGCGGGGCAGGTCGGGGACGGTCCCCGATTGCAGTGCAAGTTCATCTTTCCCCCAATATTTGCTAAGCTGTATCTAATGCTTCTCAAACACCGCACAGTAAAACAAATAGTCATCGCTTGTATCTTTTTTGGTTTCTGGATTTCGCTGGGCGGTCTTATTTATTGGGCGACCTACACTCCACCGGACGCATTACCACCACCACCGAAAACCGCTTTGCCTTTGCAAGTGATTGCGACAAAAATTATTGCCACTACTCCCGGAAAAGGAGATTTGGTTGGAACACTGCGTAACCCAAATCCGAATGCCGGCGCGGTGCGCTTTAAATACAAGTTCACAATTTCTGCTACTAATCAAAATCCGCAAGTTGTAACGGGTGAGTCGTTTGTTTTGCCGAGTGACCAAAAATATCTGACGGCGTTCAATAATGATATTCCGACAGGTGCAACGGCAAGTTTGGAAATAAGTAGTACGGAGTGGGCGTTTGTGGATAGCGGTTTCGCACCGCCGGAAATTGTGTTGATCAACAAGCCGACGAATATTATTTCGGGTCCGACGATCGATACTTTTCAGTTGAAGGGTCTGCTCGCTAATCAAAGTAATGTTGACTATACACGTGTAGAAGTAACGGTGGTCGGCTTGGATGCGCAGGGCGAAATGATTGGTGTGAGTAAGACTTTTATGGGCTCATTCTTGTCGGCGGAACGGCGCGAGTTTACCGCGCAGTGGCCGTTGAATAAGGGCGAAATTGTTTCTGATTTCAAAGTTGTACCGGAGGTGAATGTGTTTTTGCCGGACGCGATTCAGCGGAGGCAGGGGATTCAGGATATTCGCGATTTGCAGTCGGTCGCAACACCGGCGGGGAATTAATAGCATTCCTCCCTTTATTTAAAGGGAGGCGGGGAGGGATTAAGTCAATAATCCTTTGATTGCCCAATAGACATAACCCATCCCCGCCTTCCCTTGAATAAGGGAAGGAATGCGACGTCCGCGACCCTGACGTCCTGTTCCCTGTACCCTGATTTCTTTCGCGGTTGGTCACAACCAAATTTGTGCGCTATTAATAGGGAGTGATTATTAGAGATGTTTTTCGACGAAGTGACCCCGTACTTTGGGGGAGCGCGTTACTTTTGGTGGTAATTAGTTTGGTTCTATTGGGAACGGGAAGTGATTCCGCCAATCTTGGCTATTTTATGCGCCAGGGGGTGGCAGCCGGGTTAGGAATTTTGGTTATGTTTATTATTGCGCGCACGCATTATACTTTTGCGCGTTCGTTTTCTTCCGTATTGTTTGTTGTGCTGATTTTCTTACTTTTGATTGTTTTGCAAGCAAGGATTATCAGAGGCGCCGCGTCGTGGTTGGTTTTTGGCGGGTTTCATCTACAGCCGGGCGAATTAGCAAAAGCAATTTTGGTTGTGGTATTGGCAAAAATTTTAGGTGAGAGTAAACAAGGCGTGGCATTAACACGGGTACTGTTTCGCACAATTCTCTATGCCGGTATTCCAATTATCTTGGTGATTTTACAGCCGGATTTCGGTACGGCGATGCTTTTGACGGCAATTTGGTTTGGTATGATTGCGGTGGCTGGGCTTACGCGCAAGCAGTTTTTGAGTTTGGCCGTGATTGCTGTTGTAGTTTTCGCCAGCGGTTGGGTATTTTTTCTTAAGCCTTACCAAAAGGATCGTGTCTTGGTTTTTTTAAATCCCGGTTCCGATCCGTTGGGACGTGGTTACACTGTTCTGCAGTCGGTCACGGCTTTTGGTTCCGGTGGTTTTTGGGGAAGAGGTCTTGGTTATGGTCCGCAGAGTCGTTTAAATTTTTTGCCGGAAAATAGGACCGATTTTATCTTTGCCCGTATTGGCGAGGAATTGGGGTTGGTGGGTGTTTTGGGTGTGTTGTCTTTGTACGGGGTAATTCTTTGGCGCACATTGGTCGCAGCGTCAAAGACGACGGATTCGTTTGGACGGGCGATTGCGGTTGGGGCATTTGTGGCCTTGCTAAGTGGGATTGTAGTTAACGCGGGTATGAATATCGGTCTTTTGCCTGTCACCGGCGTGCCCTTACCATTCATTTCATACGGCGGGAGTAGCCTTTTGACAATGTTTATCATCATTGGTTTGGTGGAGAGTGTGATTATTCACGGCGAAGCGTGGGAAGTTGATGATACAAGTGATGTAACGACGTTGTCGTTGGGAGGGTGAGGAAGTGTGTGGGGAAGCACAAGCAATTTTTCACTTTCAAGCGTACACTCCGGTTAATGGCGAACTGCGCCATTAACCTCGCTCTGCACGCTTTTTGTTGCGACAAAAAGTCGTGAGGCCGCTTGAAAGCGAAAAATTACTTGTGCTTCCGGTGGTAGAATAGTGCCGTTTGACAAAAAGCCACCTCTTAATTATTATCTACTCATAAACAAAGAATATGTTTGACGAAGCGAATCAATTAATCTCCCGTTGTCCGTTATGTAACGCGGGCTATCGGGTTGAGGACGCGCAAATCATCGAAACTACCGATGAATCTTCTAGCGTTTATGTAGAATGTCCGCGTTGCAAAAGTTCAATTATGGCCGTTGTGGCCATGAGTGGTATGGGTATGATTTCTCTCGGTATGGTAACGGATATGACCAGAGAAGATATAGAAAAGTTTCGCCTTACTCCAAGCGTGAGCGGAAATGAATTATTGGAGATGATCCAACTGTTGAAGCGTCAAGATAGATCCGTTGTTCGAGAATTAACTAAAGAAACCGATGTCTACTAACAAAATCCATCAAATCGAAGCGCAACCCCGTGTCAAAGCGGGGCGTAAAGCAAAAAATGTCCGCATTGGCGGAGCTATTCCCGGTATTCTTTATGGCAACGGCGTTGCCAATGTTCAAATTGCAATTAATCAAAAAGCGTTCGAAAAGATATTACCGGAGTTGACGCATAGCACGCTTATTAATCTTGTTATTGAAGGTGAAAAAGACGGTCGAGCGGTTTTGGTTTCGGAAGTACAACGCAACCCAATGACCGGCTTGCCACAACATATTGATTTTCATCAAGTTAACTTGAAAGAAGAAATTGAAGCAACCGTGCCGTTGGTTTTTCATGGGGAATCATTCGCGGTGAAAGATTTGGCCGGAACTTTGGTCAAGAGTTTGAGCAATATCAAAGTGCAAGCATTACCGCAAGATTTGCCGGAAAACATTATTGTTGATATTGGTGCGTTGAAAGATTTTGAAGCCCGTATCACAATTGCCGACTTGAATATCTCCGATAAAGTTAAAGTTTTGGATAATATGGAAGAAATTGTCGCGGTTGTCACGCCTCCTCGCTCGGAAGCCGAAATGGAAGAATTGAATAAGGAAGTGGAAGAAAATGCCGGTGAAGTAAAGACCGAAGCGGACGAAAAGAAAGCCGCCAAGGAAGCCGAAGCGGTTGCGGAAGGTACGCCGGCTGAAGGAGAGAAGGGCGAGAAGAAGGAAGTCAAGAAAGAAACGAAGAAAGAAGAGAAGAAATAATAGTTTTACCGAAATATTGAACCAATTAATCCCCGCATAAGCGGGGATTTTGGTAAAGAAAAAACCAATCTTGGGTCGGTTGGGTTTAATCTCTGGAGTGGAACTAGTTTGCAACCAGGGACGGCCCCTTTTTCGGGGCCGTCCCTGGTTGGTTTAAAGCAACGTCCATTTGCTCACAAACGGCGTTACTTCTTTCGGTTTGAATTCGGGGATAAATTCGTGCGCAAGTTCCCATAGGGCACGGCGTTGTTTTGGGTTATGCTCGAGTAAAAGATATTGTAGAGAATTTTTTGTTTGTTCAAACCGCGCGATCTGGGCAAAAAAACGGCGGAAAACGGCGAGGCCGTCTGGGCCTCCATCAAGGGCTCCTTGTGGCTCAAAAGTGAGACCGATTGTGTCTGGTTTTGTGTGTGCTTCTTGTAATTCTTTCACTGGCACGTAGGGAAGATTAGAAACAATAATATTCGGTGAAAGTTCCGAAGGAATTTCATTGAGCAAGTCGCTGGCAAAAAAAGTAACGCGTTTGGCAACGCGATATCTTCGTGCGTTGCGCGTAGCGACTTTTAAGGCGGTGCCTGATTTATCCGTGGCGACAATTTTTGCTTTCGGGATTTCAAGGGCGAGAGAAACGGCGATGACTCCTGATCCTGTTCCGATGTCGGCAATAACCGGCGCGAGGGTATGACGTGACGGATTCCTGCTCTCGGGCAGGAATGACACGACGGTTGATTGTTTAACAATTCTAATACATTCCTCAACCAATGCTTCGGTTTCGGGGCGGGGGACTAAAACACTTTTGTTGATGATAAATTTTCTCCCATAAAAATACTGGCTACCCGTTAGGTATGGAATCGGAACACCTTTGATGCGTTGCATCAGCCAGTGTCGATATTTCGCCGCCTGATTAAAGGTTAGCTTCTCTTCATTGTGAGCAATCAAAAACTCACGTGGTTTTTTAATCACTTCAGCCAACAATATTTCCGCATCCACGCCAAAACTAGGCGAGCTGGTACGCAGGTAAACAATTCCTTCGCGGAGGGCTTCTTTGATGGTTAATGATTTGGTAATTGGTTTCATGTGTGGTCGTGCGACTTTAAGGATACTCCCTAAAGTCGCAACTTTAGGGAGTATCCTTAAAGTGCTTCCCCGAGAGCTTTGTTTTCATTGGCGTCGCGAATAGTATCTATGATATCAATAATGTTTCCATCCATGATTTGGTTTAATCCGTGCCAGGATTCTTTGATGCGGTGATCGGTGAGGCGGTCTTGCGGAAAGTTGTAGGTACGAATTTTCTCACTGCGATCGCCAGTGCCAATTTGGGTACGGCGGGCCGTGCCTTCTTTGTTTTGTTGATCTTCAATTTGTTTGGCCAAAATGCGGGAACGCAGTACTTCCATTGCCGATTCTTTGTTCTGGGCTTGCCCACGTTCATTTTGACTTTGCGCGACAGTGCCCGTTGGAATATGGGTAATACGCACAGCCGAGCTGGTTTTTTGGACGTTTTGACCGCCGTGACCGCCGGCGCGATAAGTCTCAACACGTAAATCTTCAGGGCGAATTTCAACGTCTACCTGCTCTGCTTTTGGCAACACAACAACCGTCGCGGTTGAGGTGTGAATACGTCCAAGTTTTTCAGTGACGGGAGTTCTTTGGACACGGTGAACGCCACTTTCAAAACGCAACGCACCGTATGCACCTTTACCAACCATTTCGAAAATAATTTCTTTGTAACCGCCGGCTTCGTTGTGGTTTTCGTCGACCAGGTGGGTTTTCCATGC
Proteins encoded in this region:
- the rodA gene encoding rod shape-determining protein RodA, with translation MIIRDVFRRSDPVLWGSALLLVVISLVLLGTGSDSANLGYFMRQGVAAGLGILVMFIIARTHYTFARSFSSVLFVVLIFLLLIVLQARIIRGAASWLVFGGFHLQPGELAKAILVVVLAKILGESKQGVALTRVLFRTILYAGIPIILVILQPDFGTAMLLTAIWFGMIAVAGLTRKQFLSLAVIAVVVFASGWVFFLKPYQKDRVLVFLNPGSDPLGRGYTVLQSVTAFGSGGFWGRGLGYGPQSRLNFLPENRTDFIFARIGEELGLVGVLGVLSLYGVILWRTLVAASKTTDSFGRAIAVGAFVALLSGIVVNAGMNIGLLPVTGVPLPFISYGGSSLLTMFIIIGLVESVIIHGEAWEVDDTSDVTTLSLGG
- a CDS encoding 50S ribosomal protein L25; its protein translation is MSTNKIHQIEAQPRVKAGRKAKNVRIGGAIPGILYGNGVANVQIAINQKAFEKILPELTHSTLINLVIEGEKDGRAVLVSEVQRNPMTGLPQHIDFHQVNLKEEIEATVPLVFHGESFAVKDLAGTLVKSLSNIKVQALPQDLPENIIVDIGALKDFEARITIADLNISDKVKVLDNMEEIVAVVTPPRSEAEMEELNKEVEENAGEVKTEADEKKAAKEAEAVAEGTPAEGEKGEKKEVKKETKKEEKK
- the prmC gene encoding peptide chain release factor N(5)-glutamine methyltransferase → MKPITKSLTIKEALREGIVYLRTSSPSFGVDAEILLAEVIKKPREFLIAHNEEKLTFNQAAKYRHWLMQRIKGVPIPYLTGSQYFYGRKFIINKSVLVPRPETEALVEECIRIVKQSTVVSFLPESRNPSRHTLAPVIADIGTGSGVIAVSLALEIPKAKIVATDKSGTALKVATRNARRYRVAKRVTFFASDLLNEIPSELSPNIIVSNLPYVPVKELQEAHTKPDTIGLTFEPQGALDGGPDGLAVFRRFFAQIARFEQTKNSLQYLLLEHNPKQRRALWELAHEFIPEFKPKEVTPFVSKWTLL
- the prfA gene encoding peptide chain release factor 1, whose amino-acid sequence is MPSLSDIEKEYLQLTEKLSNLNGLSHAEIATVSSRHSELQKIMDIKHRVDNLKTTVQENQNILQEEDNELKILALEELPKAQEELTLAEKELRHSLLPKDEYADKNVVVEIRAGAGGDEASLFAADLLKMYMRFAETQAWKTHLVDENHNEAGGYKEIIFEMVGKGAYGALRFESGVHRVQRTPVTEKLGRIHTSTATVVVLPKAEQVDVEIRPEDLRVETYRAGGHGGQNVQKTSSAVRITHIPTGTVAQSQNERGQAQNKESAMEVLRSRILAKQIEDQQNKEGTARRTQIGTGDRSEKIRTYNFPQDRLTDHRIKESWHGLNQIMDGNIIDIIDTIRDANENKALGEAL